From Etheostoma cragini isolate CJK2018 chromosome 17, CSU_Ecrag_1.0, whole genome shotgun sequence, one genomic window encodes:
- the opn6a gene encoding opsin 6, group member a isoform X2, producing MNLQQTSYSSTLCGWLSWFGNSLVMFVLYRQRGSLQSTDFLTLNLAISDACISIFGYSRGILEIFNIFKDDGYLITSIWTCQVDGFFTLLFGLASINTLTVISITRYIKGCHPNKAYCVSVNTIAVSLICIWTGAMFWSVAPLLGWGSYTDRGYGTCEVDWSKANYSTIHKSYIISILIFCFFIPVMIMLFAYVSIINTVKSTNAMSADGFITTHQRKVERDVTRISIVICTAFIMAWSPYAVVSMWSAWGFHVPNTTSIMTRLFAKSASFYNPLIYFGMSSKFRKDVSVLLPCTRERRDMVRLKYFQNIKPKAGGPPASIPVQKLEAKYAASIAETNSGVNSPSQTPPFNPQGVFHIDLPSHIETSQYWCDRL from the exons ATGAACCTGCAGCAAACATCGTATAGCTCTACTCTGTGTG gATGGCTATCCTGGTTTGGAAACAGTTTAGTGATGTTTGTCTTGTACAGACAGCGGGGCTCGCTTCAGTCAACAGATTTCCTCACTTTAAATCTTGCCATCTCCGATGCCTGCATCTCCATATTTGGCTACTCTAGAGGGATCCTAGAAATATTCAATATCTTTAAGGACGATGGATATTTGATCACTTCCATCTGGACATGCCAG GTAGATGGCTTCTTCACCTTGCTCTTTGGCCTTGCAAGCATCAACACCTTGACTGTTATCAGCATCACCAGATACATCAAGGGATGCCACCCAAACAAAG cttACTGTGTCAGCGTTAACACTATTGCCGTATCGCTCATCTGCATTTGGACCGGAGCGATGTTTTGGTCTGTTGCTCCACTGCTGGGCTGGGGCAGCTACACAG ATCGAGGTTATGGCACTTGTGAGGTGGATTGGTCCAAAGCCAATTACTCCACCATCCACAAGTCCTACATCATCTCCATCCTCATCTTCTGCTTTTTCATCCCTGTGATGATCATGCTCTTCGCCTACGTCTCCATTATCAACACAGTGAAAAGCACTAACGCCATGTCAGCGGATGGTTTCATCACCACCCATCAaaggaaagtggagagagaTGTCACAAGG ATTTCCATTGTAATTTGCACAGCTTTCATCATGGCCTGGTCCCCATATGCAGTGGTGTCTATGTGGTCAGCCTGGGGCTTCCATGTGCCAAACACAACCAGCATCATGACCCGTCTCTTTGCCAAGTCTGCCAGCTTCTACAACCCGCTCATCTACTTCGGCATGAGCTCCAAGTTTCGCAAGGATGTCTCTGTGCTGCTGCCGTGTACACGAGAGCGCAGGGACATGGTGCGTCTgaaatactttcaaaacatCAAACCCAAAGCTGGGGGCCCACCTGCATCAATTCCTGTCCAGAAGCTGGAGGCCAAATATGCAGCATCCATTGCTGAAACCAACTCAGGGGTCAACAGCCCATCTCAGACTCCTCCATTTAACCCACAGGGGGTCTTCCACATTGACCTGCCCTCACATATTGAAACATCACAGTACTGGTGTGACAGGCTCTGA
- the opn6a gene encoding opsin 6, group member a isoform X1 produces the protein MEITLKGFPVKVGNIPWRNNNLSTLHTDPPLSEQGETIVGVYLIVLGWLSWFGNSLVMFVLYRQRGSLQSTDFLTLNLAISDACISIFGYSRGILEIFNIFKDDGYLITSIWTCQVDGFFTLLFGLASINTLTVISITRYIKGCHPNKAYCVSVNTIAVSLICIWTGAMFWSVAPLLGWGSYTDRGYGTCEVDWSKANYSTIHKSYIISILIFCFFIPVMIMLFAYVSIINTVKSTNAMSADGFITTHQRKVERDVTRISIVICTAFIMAWSPYAVVSMWSAWGFHVPNTTSIMTRLFAKSASFYNPLIYFGMSSKFRKDVSVLLPCTRERRDMVRLKYFQNIKPKAGGPPASIPVQKLEAKYAASIAETNSGVNSPSQTPPFNPQGVFHIDLPSHIETSQYWCDRL, from the exons ATGGAAATAACGTTGAAGGGTTTTCCTGTGAAGGTTGGAAATATTCCATGGAGGAATAATAACCTCAGTACTCTGCATACAGACCCCCCACTGTCCGAACAAGGAGAGACCATCGTTGGAGTCTATCTGATAGTGTTGG gATGGCTATCCTGGTTTGGAAACAGTTTAGTGATGTTTGTCTTGTACAGACAGCGGGGCTCGCTTCAGTCAACAGATTTCCTCACTTTAAATCTTGCCATCTCCGATGCCTGCATCTCCATATTTGGCTACTCTAGAGGGATCCTAGAAATATTCAATATCTTTAAGGACGATGGATATTTGATCACTTCCATCTGGACATGCCAG GTAGATGGCTTCTTCACCTTGCTCTTTGGCCTTGCAAGCATCAACACCTTGACTGTTATCAGCATCACCAGATACATCAAGGGATGCCACCCAAACAAAG cttACTGTGTCAGCGTTAACACTATTGCCGTATCGCTCATCTGCATTTGGACCGGAGCGATGTTTTGGTCTGTTGCTCCACTGCTGGGCTGGGGCAGCTACACAG ATCGAGGTTATGGCACTTGTGAGGTGGATTGGTCCAAAGCCAATTACTCCACCATCCACAAGTCCTACATCATCTCCATCCTCATCTTCTGCTTTTTCATCCCTGTGATGATCATGCTCTTCGCCTACGTCTCCATTATCAACACAGTGAAAAGCACTAACGCCATGTCAGCGGATGGTTTCATCACCACCCATCAaaggaaagtggagagagaTGTCACAAGG ATTTCCATTGTAATTTGCACAGCTTTCATCATGGCCTGGTCCCCATATGCAGTGGTGTCTATGTGGTCAGCCTGGGGCTTCCATGTGCCAAACACAACCAGCATCATGACCCGTCTCTTTGCCAAGTCTGCCAGCTTCTACAACCCGCTCATCTACTTCGGCATGAGCTCCAAGTTTCGCAAGGATGTCTCTGTGCTGCTGCCGTGTACACGAGAGCGCAGGGACATGGTGCGTCTgaaatactttcaaaacatCAAACCCAAAGCTGGGGGCCCACCTGCATCAATTCCTGTCCAGAAGCTGGAGGCCAAATATGCAGCATCCATTGCTGAAACCAACTCAGGGGTCAACAGCCCATCTCAGACTCCTCCATTTAACCCACAGGGGGTCTTCCACATTGACCTGCCCTCACATATTGAAACATCACAGTACTGGTGTGACAGGCTCTGA